The genomic stretch aatcgtcgggctcctctcctatatctgaaactacgagtaccttcgctctgaacctatatctgaaactacttTTGACTTCGCTCCTTCTTTATATTAGAATtcaggagtgcaacgaaagaaatccatataaagaataacctcaactcctcgcaaattctttgcgccttgttcattgatgaagcttgaatcttggactcctttcgcaactcctacggagcctcctcctcttcttttttagccTTCTACGTCTGAAATCTACCCTAATATtccaggttaatatggatagtccttcggagtcctccgtagcttaattagtggaatgaatgaggactgaggctcgactgaaaggagaggagtaTATAGGTCTTCTTTTTATGATAAGAAAGCAAATAGCATTTCCTATTGATTTGTCCCCTGGACTGGACCTATTCTGATTCTGAATTATCCGTCGCTACGCTGTTCCCAAGGACTAGCAAAATCGAAATAGCGAAATTCTTGGGTCATCTCAATGGGTTCAGAAACCACACGTTTCTCTGGATCATCATAGCGTACTTCCACATATCCACTCAGAGGAAGGTCTTTTCGTAATGGATGACCCTCGAAACCATAATCTGTTGATATACGGCGTAGATCCGGATGATTGATGGAAGAAACACCAAACATATCCCAAACTTCTCGCTCCCACCGGCCGGCTGATGGAAATAGACTGACTACCGGAGATATTCGTGTTACTTCGTCTGCACTGGTTTGTACACGAATGCGTGAGTTATACCGAGTACTCAGTAAATTATAGACCACTGAAAATCTGAGTTTTCGAGAGGGATAATCAACTCCGCAAATATCGATCGAAACTTGAACCCTTGTATAGGTATGCAATTTGAGAAAGCACAACAATTGAAATAGGTAGTCCGTATTGGTATCCGATCTATTCCCATGTTCcgatctttctctttttttgacCCATTTCTTGGGGAGAGTCTCCcaactatatttgaaaatggaTTGGTTATCcataaggctcaaagaatttgagtctAGTTCCGCTTCTttcaagaaaaatgaagaaagacttGTCGGAAATCGCCGGTTGGGTTGGTCCAACCAAGAAAGGCATGGGAGAAAGAAAGATGCATGATTGAAGCGTCGAAatccacttttctttttttcatagGTCAGGCAAAGATTCTTTTTTCACCACAATATTCGTTCTTTTGGGGTGAATGCTCTGAATGCTGAATCGATCATTCGATATCCTTTGCCTTATGAGAGGACAGAATGGAAGAAAAGTAATGAAACCCGCGATGGCTACTGAATAACCTCCTTTGACTTTCTCAATAATCAAGCCTTTGACTTTTTGATTCCTTTGCCAAATCTTGTTCAGTTCCATCCAAGCTCGGTTTTTGTCTGAATCTTcgtggaagaagaaaaaggggtTCA from Cucumis melo cultivar AY unplaced genomic scaffold, USDA_Cmelo_AY_1.0 utg001968l, whole genome shotgun sequence encodes the following:
- the LOC127147815 gene encoding NADH dehydrogenase [ubiquinone] iron-sulfur protein 3, which produces MDNQSIFKYSWETLPKKWVKKRERSEHGNRSDTNTDYLFQLLCFLKLHTYTRVQVSIDICGVDYPSRKLRFSVVYNLLSTRYNSRIRVQTSADEVTRISPVVSLFPSAGRWEREVWDMFGVSSINHPDLRRISTDYGFEGHPLRKDLPLSGYVEVRYDDPEKRVVSEPIEMTQEFRYFDFASPWEQRSDG